A single window of bacterium DNA harbors:
- a CDS encoding O-antigen ligase family protein: MSRPLHWAILAFAFTAVASIALQNVLLAAIALLFLWERHRNPGRSPWPRNPFTWATLIFLVSFYLGALVGVDASESFKTVHKYLTLLIIFVIGAVPFTFPDLKRTVRVLVAGGTLCALYGILGGHFVQHLDRITSFSGDKMVFGGMLMVCLLLQLWLLKQDPRNAWGWASLLVLGMALVLTETRGAWLGLVAGFLLLVWKWDRKWLWAGLAGLVIVPFLLPAHWKDRLVNTVNFSVTYDSAHRPVAANETRILIWLAGWEMIKDHPLGVGQGNVSVLFDHYVAGTPIAEREPNVPHLHNDFLQILAQNGWQGLAVYLVWIGIFGWMTLRFRPPGPEAAELNWALGTVFLSVLVWGLTEYTFSHQFMNFQFFLLGLQVRLWRISPKSGNAKGSKGQKIRPSR; the protein is encoded by the coding sequence ATGTCCCGTCCCCTCCATTGGGCGATCCTCGCCTTCGCCTTCACGGCCGTCGCTTCCATCGCCCTCCAGAACGTTCTTCTGGCCGCGATCGCCCTGCTCTTCCTTTGGGAAAGGCACCGGAACCCCGGAAGGTCCCCTTGGCCCCGGAACCCCTTCACTTGGGCGACCCTGATCTTCCTCGTCTCTTTTTACCTGGGCGCACTGGTCGGCGTGGACGCATCGGAAAGCTTCAAGACCGTCCACAAATATCTCACCCTCCTGATCATCTTCGTCATCGGGGCGGTCCCCTTCACTTTTCCGGACCTTAAACGGACCGTCCGGGTCCTGGTCGCCGGCGGGACCCTTTGCGCCCTCTACGGGATCCTTGGGGGACATTTCGTCCAACACCTGGACCGGATCACTTCCTTCTCCGGGGACAAGATGGTCTTCGGAGGGATGTTGATGGTCTGCCTCCTGCTCCAGCTCTGGCTCCTGAAACAGGATCCCCGGAATGCCTGGGGTTGGGCCTCTCTGCTGGTCTTAGGGATGGCCCTTGTCCTGACCGAGACCCGGGGCGCTTGGCTGGGGCTGGTGGCAGGCTTCCTGCTTTTGGTCTGGAAATGGGACCGAAAATGGCTTTGGGCCGGCTTGGCCGGCCTCGTGATCGTCCCCTTCCTGCTTCCGGCCCATTGGAAGGACCGCCTGGTGAACACGGTGAATTTCTCCGTCACCTATGATTCAGCCCACCGTCCCGTGGCCGCCAATGAGACCCGGATCCTCATCTGGCTGGCGGGATGGGAAATGATCAAGGACCACCCCCTGGGTGTCGGCCAAGGCAACGTCAGCGTGCTGTTCGACCACTATGTGGCGGGAACCCCGATCGCGGAACGGGAACCCAATGTTCCCCACCTCCACAACGATTTCCTGCAGATTTTGGCGCAGAACGGCTGGCAGGGGTTGGCGGTCTATCTGGTCTGGATCGGGATCTTCGGCTGGATGACCCTGCGGTTCCGGCCCCCTGGGCCGGAGGCGGCGGAGTTGAACTGGGCCCTGGGAACGGTCTTCTTGAGCGTGCTGGTCTGGGGGCTGACCGAATACACCTTCAGCCACCAATTCATGAACTTCCAATTCTTCCTTTTGGGGCTCCAGGTACGGCTCTGGAGGATCAGTCCGAAAAGCGGTAACGCAAAAGGGTCCAAAGGGCAGAAAATCCGTCCCTCCAGGTGA